In Pectinophora gossypiella chromosome 1, ilPecGoss1.1, whole genome shotgun sequence, one genomic interval encodes:
- the LOC126371261 gene encoding uncharacterized protein LOC126371261 isoform X3, which yields MRIHVQWVYNCFKFIRWLCMVALVAACARAAEEDVPDALDGDDDDSELALDQEESRNVHPRAYQSAAYNALPSGFRATAAPSLAELAGYTRVPHQPTTHHQQPLQQHHQQQQQHRQAAQAARLQAAREPEAEREEEAEEEREEPDRLAQLLQQSRFQCSDRQTGYYADEELQCEVFHYCQDGVKHSWICPDGFTFHQVHLICMPPTQENICQQSAKYHIVNKYLYRPINQEEVQRKPNLPLKYSDRYYPAEVYNDDRYANDDDGEEEEEPVRPTGRPAAAPAQVFRSAEEVNIPLVQRRPHNRPYEFRF from the exons TTTAAATTCATTAG ATGGTTGTGTATGGTGGCGCTGGTGGCGGCGTGCGCGCGCGCGGCGGAGGAGGACGTGCCCGACGCGCTCGACGGTGATGATGACGACAGCGAGCTCGCGCTCGACCAGGAG GAGTCCCGTAACGTGCACCCGCGCGCGTACCAGTCGGCTGCGTACAACGCGCTGCCGAGCGGGTTCCGCGCTACTGCCGCGCCCTCGCTGGCCGAGCTGGCCGGGTACACGCGCGTGCCGCACCAGCCCACCACGCACCACCAGCAGCCGCTGCAGCAACACCAccagcaacaacaacaacaccgACAG GCGGCTCAAGCGGCCCGGCTGCAGGCGGCGCGCGAGCCCGAGGCAGAACGCGAAGAAGAAGCAGAAGAGGAGCGCGAGGAGCCGGACAGACTCGCGCAGCTGCTGCAGCAGTCGCGCTTCCAGTGCTCCGACAGACAGACCGGATACTACGCGGACGAGGAGCTGCAGTGCGAGGTCTTCCACTACTGCCAGGACGGCGTCAAGCACTCCTGGATCTGCCCCGACGGGTTCACTTTCCACCAG GTGCACCTGATCTGCATGCCACCGACCCAGGAGAACATCTGCCAGCAGTCGGCCAAGTACCACATCGTCAACAAGTACCTGTACCGGCCCATCAACCAGGAGGAGGTGCAGCGCAAGCCCAACCTGCCGCTCAAGTACAGCGACCGCTACTACCCCGCCGAGGTGTACAACGACGACCGCTACGCCAACGACGACGACGGAGAG GAGGAGGAGGAGCCAGTGCGGCCAACGGGGCGGCcagcggcggcgccggcgcaggtGTTCCGCTCCGCCGAGGAGGTCAACATCCCGCTGGTGCAGCGCCGCCCGCACAACCGCCCCTACGAGTTCCGCTTCTAG
- the LOC126371261 gene encoding uncharacterized protein LOC126371261 isoform X5: MVALVAACARAAEEDVPDALDGDDDDSELALDQEESRNVHPRAYQSAAYNALPSGFRATAAPSLAELAGYTRVPHQPTTHHQQPLQQHHQQQQQHRQAAQAARLQAAREPEAEREEEAEEEREEPDRLAQLLQQSRFQCSDRQTGYYADEELQCEVFHYCQDGVKHSWICPDGFTFHQVHLICMPPTQENICQQSAKYHIVNKYLYRPINQEEVQRKPNLPLKYSDRYYPAEVYNDDRYANDDDGEEEEEPVRPTGRPAAAPAQVFRSAEEVNIPLVQRRPHNRPYEFRF; this comes from the exons ATGGTGGCGCTGGTGGCGGCGTGCGCGCGCGCGGCGGAGGAGGACGTGCCCGACGCGCTCGACGGTGATGATGACGACAGCGAGCTCGCGCTCGACCAGGAG GAGTCCCGTAACGTGCACCCGCGCGCGTACCAGTCGGCTGCGTACAACGCGCTGCCGAGCGGGTTCCGCGCTACTGCCGCGCCCTCGCTGGCCGAGCTGGCCGGGTACACGCGCGTGCCGCACCAGCCCACCACGCACCACCAGCAGCCGCTGCAGCAACACCAccagcaacaacaacaacaccgACAG GCGGCTCAAGCGGCCCGGCTGCAGGCGGCGCGCGAGCCCGAGGCAGAACGCGAAGAAGAAGCAGAAGAGGAGCGCGAGGAGCCGGACAGACTCGCGCAGCTGCTGCAGCAGTCGCGCTTCCAGTGCTCCGACAGACAGACCGGATACTACGCGGACGAGGAGCTGCAGTGCGAGGTCTTCCACTACTGCCAGGACGGCGTCAAGCACTCCTGGATCTGCCCCGACGGGTTCACTTTCCACCAG GTGCACCTGATCTGCATGCCACCGACCCAGGAGAACATCTGCCAGCAGTCGGCCAAGTACCACATCGTCAACAAGTACCTGTACCGGCCCATCAACCAGGAGGAGGTGCAGCGCAAGCCCAACCTGCCGCTCAAGTACAGCGACCGCTACTACCCCGCCGAGGTGTACAACGACGACCGCTACGCCAACGACGACGACGGAGAG GAGGAGGAGGAGCCAGTGCGGCCAACGGGGCGGCcagcggcggcgccggcgcaggtGTTCCGCTCCGCCGAGGAGGTCAACATCCCGCTGGTGCAGCGCCGCCCGCACAACCGCCCCTACGAGTTCCGCTTCTAG
- the LOC126371261 gene encoding uncharacterized protein LOC126371261 isoform X2 — protein sequence MTCKSERLVLLAVPHISMRYNRWLCMVALVAACARAAEEDVPDALDGDDDDSELALDQEESRNVHPRAYQSAAYNALPSGFRATAAPSLAELAGYTRVPHQPTTHHQQPLQQHHQQQQQHRQAAQAARLQAAREPEAEREEEAEEEREEPDRLAQLLQQSRFQCSDRQTGYYADEELQCEVFHYCQDGVKHSWICPDGFTFHQVHLICMPPTQENICQQSAKYHIVNKYLYRPINQEEVQRKPNLPLKYSDRYYPAEVYNDDRYANDDDGEEEEEPVRPTGRPAAAPAQVFRSAEEVNIPLVQRRPHNRPYEFRF from the exons aTGACCTGCAAGTCAGAGAGACTGGTTTTGCTTGCAGTACCCCATATTTCAATGAGATATAACAG ATGGTTGTGTATGGTGGCGCTGGTGGCGGCGTGCGCGCGCGCGGCGGAGGAGGACGTGCCCGACGCGCTCGACGGTGATGATGACGACAGCGAGCTCGCGCTCGACCAGGAG GAGTCCCGTAACGTGCACCCGCGCGCGTACCAGTCGGCTGCGTACAACGCGCTGCCGAGCGGGTTCCGCGCTACTGCCGCGCCCTCGCTGGCCGAGCTGGCCGGGTACACGCGCGTGCCGCACCAGCCCACCACGCACCACCAGCAGCCGCTGCAGCAACACCAccagcaacaacaacaacaccgACAG GCGGCTCAAGCGGCCCGGCTGCAGGCGGCGCGCGAGCCCGAGGCAGAACGCGAAGAAGAAGCAGAAGAGGAGCGCGAGGAGCCGGACAGACTCGCGCAGCTGCTGCAGCAGTCGCGCTTCCAGTGCTCCGACAGACAGACCGGATACTACGCGGACGAGGAGCTGCAGTGCGAGGTCTTCCACTACTGCCAGGACGGCGTCAAGCACTCCTGGATCTGCCCCGACGGGTTCACTTTCCACCAG GTGCACCTGATCTGCATGCCACCGACCCAGGAGAACATCTGCCAGCAGTCGGCCAAGTACCACATCGTCAACAAGTACCTGTACCGGCCCATCAACCAGGAGGAGGTGCAGCGCAAGCCCAACCTGCCGCTCAAGTACAGCGACCGCTACTACCCCGCCGAGGTGTACAACGACGACCGCTACGCCAACGACGACGACGGAGAG GAGGAGGAGGAGCCAGTGCGGCCAACGGGGCGGCcagcggcggcgccggcgcaggtGTTCCGCTCCGCCGAGGAGGTCAACATCCCGCTGGTGCAGCGCCGCCCGCACAACCGCCCCTACGAGTTCCGCTTCTAG
- the LOC126371261 gene encoding uncharacterized protein LOC126371261 isoform X4, giving the protein MDLRWLCMVALVAACARAAEEDVPDALDGDDDDSELALDQEESRNVHPRAYQSAAYNALPSGFRATAAPSLAELAGYTRVPHQPTTHHQQPLQQHHQQQQQHRQAAQAARLQAAREPEAEREEEAEEEREEPDRLAQLLQQSRFQCSDRQTGYYADEELQCEVFHYCQDGVKHSWICPDGFTFHQVHLICMPPTQENICQQSAKYHIVNKYLYRPINQEEVQRKPNLPLKYSDRYYPAEVYNDDRYANDDDGEEEEEPVRPTGRPAAAPAQVFRSAEEVNIPLVQRRPHNRPYEFRF; this is encoded by the exons ATGGTTGTGTATGGTGGCGCTGGTGGCGGCGTGCGCGCGCGCGGCGGAGGAGGACGTGCCCGACGCGCTCGACGGTGATGATGACGACAGCGAGCTCGCGCTCGACCAGGAG GAGTCCCGTAACGTGCACCCGCGCGCGTACCAGTCGGCTGCGTACAACGCGCTGCCGAGCGGGTTCCGCGCTACTGCCGCGCCCTCGCTGGCCGAGCTGGCCGGGTACACGCGCGTGCCGCACCAGCCCACCACGCACCACCAGCAGCCGCTGCAGCAACACCAccagcaacaacaacaacaccgACAG GCGGCTCAAGCGGCCCGGCTGCAGGCGGCGCGCGAGCCCGAGGCAGAACGCGAAGAAGAAGCAGAAGAGGAGCGCGAGGAGCCGGACAGACTCGCGCAGCTGCTGCAGCAGTCGCGCTTCCAGTGCTCCGACAGACAGACCGGATACTACGCGGACGAGGAGCTGCAGTGCGAGGTCTTCCACTACTGCCAGGACGGCGTCAAGCACTCCTGGATCTGCCCCGACGGGTTCACTTTCCACCAG GTGCACCTGATCTGCATGCCACCGACCCAGGAGAACATCTGCCAGCAGTCGGCCAAGTACCACATCGTCAACAAGTACCTGTACCGGCCCATCAACCAGGAGGAGGTGCAGCGCAAGCCCAACCTGCCGCTCAAGTACAGCGACCGCTACTACCCCGCCGAGGTGTACAACGACGACCGCTACGCCAACGACGACGACGGAGAG GAGGAGGAGGAGCCAGTGCGGCCAACGGGGCGGCcagcggcggcgccggcgcaggtGTTCCGCTCCGCCGAGGAGGTCAACATCCCGCTGGTGCAGCGCCGCCCGCACAACCGCCCCTACGAGTTCCGCTTCTAG